Proteins from a genomic interval of Niabella soli DSM 19437:
- a CDS encoding glucoamylase family protein, whose protein sequence is MLKNLFLAIMLLVSMAGSAQESITKERPRVAPLSDAALLNRVQKQTFQYFWTGAEPNSGMACERININNIYPENDKHIVTTGGSGFGIMAILAGIERKFITRAQGLQRLTKIVSFLEKADRFYGAWPHWLNGQTGRVKPFGKEDDGGDLVETSFLIQGLLCVRQYFQHGNIAEKKLATRIDQLWKQVDFNWYRKDGQNVLYWHWSPNYGWKKNFAVHGYNECLVMYVLAASSPTHSIPAIVYHEGWAENGAINKISYYQNDTLHLHMQGNPPHGGPLFWAHYSYLGLNPKGLKDQYADYWKENVTQATINYQWCVTNPKQFKGYGANSWGLTASYSVKGYAAHAPDKDNDLGVIAPTAAISSLPYTPQQSMAAIRYWYEKMNPKLWGRYGFYDAFSETDYWYPQKYLAIDQGPEVVMIENYRSGLLWKLFMSCPEVQQGLKKLGFVSKQ, encoded by the coding sequence ATGCTGAAAAACCTTTTCCTGGCTATAATGCTACTGGTGTCTATGGCTGGCTCCGCACAAGAAAGCATCACAAAGGAGCGCCCGCGTGTCGCACCCCTTTCGGATGCCGCCCTGCTGAACCGCGTTCAAAAGCAAACCTTCCAATACTTTTGGACGGGCGCCGAGCCGAACAGTGGGATGGCCTGCGAGCGGATAAACATAAATAATATTTATCCGGAAAACGACAAGCATATTGTAACCACCGGCGGCAGCGGCTTTGGCATTATGGCTATCCTTGCCGGTATAGAGCGCAAATTTATTACACGGGCCCAGGGCCTGCAGCGGCTTACGAAGATCGTTTCTTTTTTGGAAAAAGCCGACCGTTTTTATGGCGCCTGGCCGCATTGGCTCAACGGGCAAACCGGCCGCGTAAAACCTTTTGGAAAAGAAGATGATGGGGGCGACCTCGTAGAAACCAGTTTCCTGATACAGGGCCTGTTGTGCGTGCGACAATATTTCCAACACGGAAATATTGCAGAAAAGAAGCTGGCTACACGCATTGATCAATTATGGAAACAGGTGGATTTTAACTGGTACCGCAAAGACGGGCAGAATGTGCTCTATTGGCACTGGAGCCCCAACTATGGGTGGAAAAAAAACTTTGCAGTGCACGGCTATAATGAATGCCTGGTCATGTATGTGCTGGCCGCATCTTCTCCCACCCATTCCATTCCGGCTATTGTTTATCACGAAGGCTGGGCAGAAAACGGGGCGATCAATAAGATCAGTTATTACCAGAATGATACCTTGCATTTGCATATGCAGGGTAACCCGCCGCATGGCGGTCCTTTGTTCTGGGCGCATTATTCCTATTTGGGGCTAAACCCGAAGGGATTGAAAGATCAATACGCCGATTACTGGAAAGAAAATGTAACCCAGGCAACAATTAATTATCAATGGTGCGTTACCAACCCGAAGCAGTTCAAAGGGTATGGCGCCAATAGCTGGGGCCTTACGGCAAGCTATTCCGTAAAAGGATATGCGGCACATGCACCGGATAAAGATAATGATCTGGGAGTGATCGCACCTACAGCAGCCATCTCATCATTGCCTTATACCCCTCAGCAATCCATGGCCGCCATAAGATACTGGTATGAAAAAATGAATCCTAAACTTTGGGGCAGGTATGGCTTTTACGATGCCTTTAGTGAAACGGACTACTGGTATCCGCAAAAGTACCTGGCCATCGACCAGGGGCCGGAAGTGGTAATGATTGAAAATTACCGGTCGGGCCTGTTATGGAAATTATTTATGAGTTGCCCCGAAGTACAACAGGGATTAAAAAAATTAGGGTTTGTTTCAAAACAATAA
- a CDS encoding glucoamylase family protein, whose amino-acid sequence MNRLLHTIIFIAILHICSCGSKSDVLTPAPDTKKSPVLNSMLLNGAAFGTTMLNTTTRPTIRLSFSQPINPSSLAAVILTDNNGSPVAINSIASKGDSVITVTTQSKLANLSKYTFTISTTLQSASGKGLQNAISSSFVTQLDSSRKFPVLSDNALLDTVQQRTLRYFWDFAHPVSGLIREGSKHDPDLVTSGGSGFGVMALLAGASRGFISRSDVLVRLQKMIGFLKNTAQTFHGAYPHWLNGSTGSVIPFSANDNGADIVETAYLIEGLVCARQYFNGAASAETNLRADINTIIDRVEWNWFRQNGQNVLYWHWSPDKGWQMNVAIQGWNECLISYVLAAASKNYSIPKTAYDDGWARGGAIKNGKTFYNIVLPLGEDYGGPLFFEHYSFLGINPNGLSDAYANYQQQTKNHTLINYSYCKTNPKNYFGYSDSVWGLTASDIKGGYTASSPNNDLGFIAPTAAIASLPYTPDESMGALKFFYYVLGNQLFKNFGFTDAFSLDVLKNNAAWFSDSYLAIDQGPIIVMIENYRSGLLWKLFMSDPEVRAGLTKLGFTGF is encoded by the coding sequence TGCATATATGCTCCTGCGGCAGTAAAAGCGATGTATTAACGCCGGCCCCTGATACCAAAAAGAGCCCTGTCCTGAACAGCATGCTGCTTAATGGGGCGGCGTTCGGTACAACAATGTTAAACACCACTACCCGCCCAACCATCAGGCTCTCTTTTTCACAACCCATCAATCCCTCATCGCTTGCTGCTGTAATACTAACTGACAATAACGGTTCTCCTGTAGCGATTAATTCAATAGCATCAAAAGGAGATTCGGTGATAACGGTCACCACACAAAGTAAATTGGCGAACCTCTCAAAATACACTTTTACGATCAGTACCACACTGCAATCCGCTTCCGGCAAGGGTCTGCAAAATGCGATCAGCAGCAGCTTTGTAACGCAATTGGATTCTTCCCGGAAATTCCCGGTTCTTTCCGACAACGCCTTGCTGGATACCGTACAACAAAGGACCCTCCGGTACTTCTGGGACTTTGCCCACCCCGTTTCGGGCCTGATCCGGGAAGGATCAAAACATGACCCGGACCTGGTCACAAGCGGCGGTTCTGGTTTTGGCGTGATGGCCTTGCTGGCAGGAGCCAGCAGAGGCTTTATTTCCAGGAGCGATGTGCTGGTGCGACTGCAAAAAATGATTGGCTTTTTAAAAAATACAGCACAGACTTTTCATGGGGCCTACCCGCATTGGTTAAACGGAAGCACGGGCAGCGTGATTCCTTTCAGTGCCAACGACAATGGTGCAGATATTGTTGAAACCGCCTATCTTATCGAAGGCCTGGTATGCGCCCGTCAGTACTTTAATGGAGCTGCATCAGCCGAAACCAATTTGCGCGCCGATATCAATACTATCATCGATCGCGTAGAATGGAACTGGTTCCGGCAAAACGGTCAAAATGTTTTATACTGGCACTGGAGCCCCGATAAAGGCTGGCAGATGAATGTTGCCATTCAGGGATGGAACGAATGCCTGATCAGTTATGTGCTGGCAGCCGCATCAAAAAATTACAGCATTCCCAAAACAGCTTATGACGACGGATGGGCACGGGGCGGGGCAATAAAAAACGGCAAAACATTTTATAATATCGTATTGCCATTGGGCGAAGATTATGGCGGCCCCCTGTTCTTTGAACACTATTCTTTTTTGGGAATAAACCCTAATGGGTTGAGTGATGCCTATGCCAATTATCAGCAACAAACAAAAAATCATACGCTTATCAATTATTCTTATTGCAAAACCAATCCAAAAAACTATTTTGGGTATAGTGATTCTGTATGGGGGCTTACGGCAAGCGATATAAAGGGAGGTTATACAGCAAGCTCGCCCAATAATGACCTGGGGTTTATTGCGCCTACTGCTGCCATTGCTTCTTTGCCCTATACCCCGGATGAGTCTATGGGTGCCTTAAAATTTTTCTATTATGTATTGGGCAACCAGTTATTTAAGAACTTCGGTTTTACCGATGCCTTTTCATTGGATGTGTTAAAGAATAATGCCGCCTGGTTTTCGGATAGTTACCTGGCTATTGACCAGGGACCGATAATCGTGATGATTGAAAACTACCGGTCGGGCTTGCTGTGGAAATTATTTATGAGCGACCCGGAAGTGCGGGCAGGCCTTACGAAGCTTGGTTTTACGGGGTTTTAA